The Triticum aestivum cultivar Chinese Spring chromosome 7B, IWGSC CS RefSeq v2.1, whole genome shotgun sequence genome window below encodes:
- the LOC123162075 gene encoding uncharacterized protein, translating to MENLAVLKELTVRTPQHSKRLLTLNSLEKLEISKCENITRLAVGVHVQQLEQGQEEDGLLLIPAHLCDSLQELVIYKCPNLVLMDPLSFLPADGEGFQALRFLQRLKISECPNLLSPGSFSRYLFPSSLQKLFLHGVEGMGTLEPLSNLTSLMRLELWSCGENLRCTGLGPLLTTTGQLRKLRVHGSPRFFAGWDPRPAQIPRDVSSSSLSKLQKLLTDEAADLLVEPICTFLSSSLIELRFYQNQNIEGFTTQQEDALSLLNGLRELGFEILNNLQQLPRGLYRLTNLKRLVVYACPTVQSLPIDGLPESLEELYVPGCGSDELEQQCEGLVGTIPRIILSP from the coding sequence ATGGAAAATCTGGCAGTTCTCAAGGAGCTGACGGTCCGCACACCTCAGCACTCCAAGCGCCTTCTCACGCTTAATTCGTTGGAGAAGTTGGAAATCAGTAAGTGTGAAAATATAACACGGCTGGCGGTGGGGGTGCATGTGCAACAGCTGGAGCAGGGGCAAGAAGAAGATGGGTTGCTGCTCATCCCAGCCCATCTCTGCGACTCGCTGCAGGAGTTGGTCATTTACAAATGCCCAAATCTAGTTTTGATGGACCCATTGAGTTTTCTTCCGGCCGATGGAGAAGGGTTCCAAGCCCTGCGGTTCCTCCAGAGGTTAAAAATTTCAGAATGCCCCAACTTGTTATCCCCCGGCTCGTTTTCCCGGTATCTTTTCCCGTCCTCTCTGCAGAAACTCTTTCTTCACGGTGTGGAAGGCATGGGGACACTGGAGCCCCTCTCAAACCTCACCTCTCTCATGCGATTAGAATTGTGGAGTTGTGGAGAGAATTTAAGATGCACGGGACTGGGGCCTCTCCTTACCACCACGGGACAACTCAGAAAATTAAGAGTCCATGGCAGCCCTAGATTCTTTGCTGGATGGGATCCCCGTCCCGCGCAGATACCGCGGGATGTTTCCTCCTCGAGTTTATCCAAACTGCAGAAACTCCTGACGGATGAGGCCGCAGACCTCCTTGTTGAGCCCATTTGCACGTTCCTGTCCTCCTCTCTAATCGAGCTGCGCTTTTATCAGAACCAGAACATCGAGGGATTCACCACGCAGCAAGAGGACGCCCTTAGCCTCCTTAACGGCCTCCGGGAACTCGGGTTTGAGATACTCAACAATCTTCAGCAACTCCCTCGAGGGCTGTACAGGCTTACCAACCTCAAGCGATTAGTGGTCTACGCATGTCCGACCGTCCAGTCACTGCCCATTGATGGCCTCCCGGAATCACTGGAAGAATTATATGTCCCTGGCTGCGGCAGCGACGAGCTGGAACAACAGTGCGAGGGGTTAGTGGGAACCATCCCACGCATCATACTATCACCATAG